The following are encoded together in the Mastacembelus armatus chromosome 6, fMasArm1.2, whole genome shotgun sequence genome:
- the cnot1 gene encoding CCR4-NOT transcription complex subunit 1 isoform X1 gives MNLDSLSLALSQISYLVDNLTKKNYRASQQEIQHIVNRHGPEADRHLLRCLFSHVDFSGDGKSSGKDFHQTQFLIQECVSLISKPNFISTLCYAIDNPLHYQKSLKPSAHLFTQLSKVLKLSKVQEVIFGLALLNSSNADLRGFAAQFIKQKLPDLLRSYVDADLGGNQEGGFQDIAIEVLHLLLSHLLFGQKGASGVGQEQIDAFLKTLCRDFPQERCPVVLAPLLYPEKRDILMDRILPDSMELAKTMMESSLAEFMQEVGYGFCASVDECRNIILQYGVREVTASQVARVLGMMARTHSGLTDGIPLQSISAPGSGIWSDGKDKNDGSQAHTWNVEVLIDVVKEVNPSLNFKEVTYELDHPGFIIRDSKGLQMVVYGIQRGLGMEVFPVEFIYRPWKHAEGQLSFIQHSLMSPEVFCFADYPCHTVAIDILKAPPEDDNREIATWKSLDLVESLLRLSEVGQYEQVKQLFSFPIKHCPDMLVLALLQISTSWHTLRHELISTLMPIFLGNHPNSAIILHYAWHGQGQSPSIRQLIMHSMAEWYMRGEQYDQAKLSRILDVAQDLKSLSMLLNGTPFAFVIDLAALASRREYLKLDKWLTDKIREHGEPFIQACVTFLKRRCPSIMGGLAPDKDQPKSAQLPPETLATMLACLQSCAGSVSQELSETILTMVANCSNVMNKARQPPPGVMPKGRAPSTSSLDAISPVQMDPLSAMGSLSLGSTATSHTQSMQGFPPSLSSAFSNPQSPAKAFPSLSNPNPSTPFGGIGSLSSQLPGMDSGPLGSSISSGIGSSLGMPTVSTDPFVTRKMSTPGLNPPTFQQTDLSQVWPEANQHFSKEIDDEANSYFQRIYNHPPHPTMSVDEVLEMLQRFKDSTIKREREVFNCMLRNLFEEYRFFPQYPDKELHITACLFGGIIEKGLVTYLALGLALRYILEALRKPFGSKMYYFGIAALDRFKNRLKDYPQYCQHLASIGHFLQFPHHLQECVQYIEYGQQSRDPPVKMQGSITTPGSLALAQVQAQAQSQQPGVPKAPQPGQPSTLVTTTTTTTTAAKTTTITRPTPSSFKKDVPPSINTTNIDTLLVATDQTERIVEPPENVQEKIAFIFNNLSQSNMTQKVEELKETVKEEFMPWVSQYLVMKRVSIEPNFHSLYSNFLDTLKNPEFVKMVLTETYRNIKVLLTSDKAAANFSDRSLLKNLGHWLGMITLAKNKPILYTDLEVKSLLLEAYVKGQQELLYVVPFVAKVLESSLRSMVFRPQNPWTMAIMNVLAELHQEHDLKLNLKFEIEVLCKNLSLDINELKPGNLLKDKEKLKNLEEQLSAPKKETKPPEEMLPVSTTGDFVPFAAPPSTPAATTTTCTTTGPPTPQFSYHDINVYALAGLAPHININVNIPLLQAHPQLKQCVRQSVERAVQELVHPVVDRSIKIAMTTCEQIIRKDFALDSEESRMRVAAHHMMRNLTAGMAMITCREPLLMSIATNLKNSFAAALRAPTPQQREMMEEAAARIAQDNCELACCFIQKTAVEKAGPEMDKRLATEFELRKHARQEGRRYCDPVVLTYQAERMPEQIRLKVGGVDPKQLAVYEEFARNVPGFLPSNDLSQPTGFLAQPMKQQAWATDDVAQIYDKCMADLEQHLHAIPPALAMNPLTQALRSLLEAVALARNSRDGIAALGLLQKAVEGLLDATSGADADLLLRYRECHLLVLKALQDGRAYGPQWCNKQITRCLIECRDEYKYNVEAVELLIRNHLVNMQQYDLHLAQSMENGLHYMAVAFAMQLVKLLLVDERSVSHVTEADLFHTIETLMRTCAHSRANAPEGLPQLMEVVRSNYEAMIDRAHGGPNFMMHSGISQASEYDDPPGLREKAEYLLREWVNLYHSAAAGRDSTKAFSAFVGQMHQQGILKTDDLITRFFRLCTEMCVEISYRAQAEQQHNPAASAAIIRAKCYHNLDAFVRLIALLVKHSGEATNTVTKINLLNKVLGIVVGVLIQDHDVRQTEFQQLPYHRIFIMLLLELNAPEHVLETINFQTLTAFCNTFHILRPTKAPGFVYAWLELISHRIFIARMLAHTPQQKGWPMYAQLLIDLFKYLAPFLRNVELNKPMQILYKGTLRVLLVLLHDFPEFLCDYHYGFCDVIPPNCIQLRNLILSAFPRNMRLPDPFTPNLKVDMLSEINIAPRILTNFTGVMPSQFKKDLDSYLKTRSPVTFLSELRSNLQVSNEPGNRYNIQLINALVLYVGTQAIAHIHNKGSTPSMSTITHSAHMDIFQNLAVDLDTEGRYLFLNAIANQLRYPNSHTHYFSCTMLYLFAEANTEAIQEQITRVLLERLIVNRPHPWGLLITFIELIKNPAFKFWSHDFVHCAPEIEKLFQSVAQCCMGQKQAQQVMEGTGAS, from the exons ATGAATCTTGACTCGCTCTCGCTGGCTTTGTCTCAAATCAGCTATCTGGTGGACAatttaacaaagaaaaactacagAGCCAGCCAGCAAGAAATACAGCAT ATTGTAAATCGTCACGGACCTGAGGCAGACAGGCATCTACTACGCTGTCTCTTCTCCCATGTGGATTTCAGTGGCGATGGTAAAAGCAGTGGCAAGGATTTTCACCAG ACACAGTTTCTGATCCAGGAGTGTGTGTCGCTGATATCAAAGCCAAACTTCATCTCAACTCTCTGTTACGCAATTGACAATCCCCTGCACTACCAGAAG AGTTTGAAACCATCTGCCCATTTATTCACTCAATTGAGTAAAGTTCTTAAGCTCAGCAAAGTCCAAGAG GTGATTTTTGGCCTTGCTTTGCTCAACTCCAGCAACGCAGACCTTCGTGGTTTTG CTGCTCAGTTCATCAAGCAGAAACTTCCGGATCTCCTGCGATCATACGTTGACGCTGATCTTGGAGGAAACCAGGAAGGTGGATTCCAAGACATTGCCATAGAGGTCTTGCACCTGCTGCTCTCCCATCTACTATTTGGCCAGAAGGGAGCCAGTGGGGTAGGACAAGAGCAGATTGACGCTTTCCTCAAGACACTTTGCCGAG ATTTCCCCCAGGAGCGCTGCCCTGTGGTGCTTGCACCACTGCTGTACCCTGAAAAACGGGACATTCTGATGGACAGGATCCTGCCAGACTCAATGGAGTTAGCTAAGACCATGATGGAGAGTTCTCTTGCAGAATTCATGCAAGAAGTTGGCTATGGCTTCTGTGCTAG TGTGGATGAGTGCAGAAACATTATCCTCCAGTATGGGGTGAGAGAGGTTACTGCCAGCCAGGTAGCCAGGGTCCTGGGTATGATGGCTCGTACCCACTCTGGCCTAACCGACGGCATCCCACTACAG tcaaTCTCTGCTCCAGGAAGTGGCATCTGGAGTGATGGTAAGGATAAGAATGATGGCTCGCAGGCACACACTTGGAACGTTGAGGTTCTCATCGATGTTGTCAAGGAAGTT AATCCCAGCCTGAATTTCAAAGAGGTGACATATGAATTGGACCACCCAGGCTTTATAATCCGGGACAGCAAAGGTCTGCAAATGGTGGTCTATGGCATTCAGAGAGGGTTGGGCATGGAGGTCTTTCCTGTTGAATTCATCTATCGGCCGTGGAAACATGCAGAGGGACAG TTGTCATTCATTCAGCACTCGCTGATGAGTCcagaagtgttttgttttgctgactACCCCTGCCACACTGTGGCCATCGACATCCTTAAGGCCCCACCTGAGGATGACAACCGGGAGATTGCCACCTG GAAAAGTCTGGACCTGGTGGAGAGCCTGCTTAGGCTGTCTGAGGTGGGCCAGTATGAACAGGTGAAACAGCTGTTCAGTTTCCCCATCAAGCATTGCCCGGATATGTTGGTGTTGGCATTACTGCAGATCTCCACCTCCTGGCACACACTGCGTCATGAGCTCATCTCTACCCTAATGCCCATCTTTCTGGGCAACCACCCCAACTCTGCCATTATCCTGCACTACGCCTGGCACGGGCAG GGACAATCTCCCTCCATCCGTCAGCTGATTATGCATTCAATGGCTGAGTGGTATATGAGAGGAGAACAGTATGACCAAGCTAAGCTGTCTCGCATCCTGGATGTGGCCCAGGACTTGAAG TCATTGTCGATGCTGCTGAATGGTACTCCATTTGCCTTTGTTATTGACCTTGCTGCACTTGCCTCCCGACGTGAATACCTCAAACTTGATAAATGGCTGACTGACAAAATCAGAGAGCATGGA GAACCTTTTATTCAGGCATGTGTGACATTCCTGAAGAGGCGCTGCCCATCCATTATGGGGGGTTTGGCCCCAGACAAGGACCAGCCCAAAAGTGCCCAACTGCCCCCAGAGACCTTAGCCACCATGCTGGCCTGCCTGCAGTCCTGTGCTGG GAGTGTGTCCCAGGAATTGTCAGAGACAATCTTGACCATGGTTGCCAACTGCAGCAATGTCATGAATAAAGCCCGGCAGCCACCACCAGGAGTAATGCCAAAGGGGCGTGCCCCTAGCACCAGCAGCCTGGATGCTATCTCACCTGTACAG ATGGACCCCTTGTCTGCAATGGGTTCCTTGAGCCTGGGAAGCACAGCGACCTCCCACACTCAGAGCATGCAGGGTTTCCCACCCTCACTGAGTTCAGCTTTCAGTAATCCCCAGTCCCCAGCAAAGGCCTTCCCATCTCTCTCCAACCCTAACCCCAGCACACCATTTGGGGGCATTGGCAGCCTGTCCTCACAGCTTCCTGGTATGGACTCTG GTCCCTTGGGCTCAAGCATCAGCTCTGGTATTGGTTCTAGTCTGGGAATGCCAACAGTGAGCACCGACCCCTTTGTCACCAGAAAGATGAGCACACCAGGCCTGAATCCACCTACCTTCCAGCAGA CTGACCTTTCTCAGGTGTGGCCCGAAGCAAACCAGCACTTTAGTAAAGAGATAGATGATGAAGCAAACAGTTACTTCCAGCGCATCTACAACCACCCACCTCACCCAACTATGTCTGTGGATGAA GTACTGGAAATGTTGCAGAGATTCAAGGATTCAACCATAAAACGTGAGCGAGAGGTGTTCAACTGTATGCTACGGAACTTGTTTGAGGAATACCGGTTTTTCCCCCAATATCCAGACAAGGAGCTGCACATCACCGCCTGCCTTTTTGGTGGCATTATTGAAAAGGGTCTTGTTACCTACTTGGCCCTGGGCTTGGCTCTCCGATATATTCTGGAAGCCCTAAGAAAACCCTTTGGCTCCAAAATGTATTACTTTGGAATTGCAGCTCTAGATAGGTTCAAAAACAG ACTAAAAGACTATCCCCAGTATTGCCAACACCTGGCTTCAATTGGCCACTTCTTGCAATTCCCCCACCATTTACAAGAG TGTGTGCAGTATATCGAGTATGGCCAACAGTCACGGGACCCCCCGGTGAAGATGCAAGGCTCCATCACTACCCCTGGCAGTCTGGCACTGGCACAAGTTCAAGCCCAGGCCCAGTCGCAGCAACCTGGTGTCCCCAAAGCCCCACAGCCAGGTCAGCCCAGCACTCTTGTCACTACCACAACTACTACAACCACAGCAGCCAAGACTACCACCATCACAAGACCGACACCCAGCAGCTTCAAGAAGGATGTGCCT CCCTCCATAAATACTACCAACATTGACACCCTGCTGGTGGCCACTGACCAAACAGAAAGGATTGTTGAGCCTCCAGAGAATGTGCAGGAGAAAATTGCTTTTATCTTCAACAACCTTTCACAGTCCAACATGACACAAAAG GTTGAAGAGTTAAAAGAAACTGTGAAGGAGGAATTTATGCCCTGGGTGTCCCAGTACCTGGTGATGAAGCGTGTCAGCATTGAGCCCAACTTCCATAGTCTCTACTCCAATTTTCTGGACACTCTCAAGAACCCTGAATTTGTTAAGATGGTTCTCACCGAAACCTACAGGAATATCAAG GTTCTGTTGACCTCTGACAAGGCAGCTGCCAATTTCTCTGATCGCTCCCTGCTGAAGAACCTGGGCCACTGGCTTGGCATGATTACACTGGCTAAAAACAAGCCTATCCTCTACACA GATCTGGAAGTCAAGTCTCTTCTACTGGAGGCCTATGTCAAAGGCCAGCAGGAGCTACTTTATGTGGTTCCCTTTGTGGCAAAAGTTTTGGAGTCCAGTCTGCGGAGTATG GTCTTCAGACCCCAGAACCCCTGGACCATGGCCATTATGAATGTTCTGGCTGAGCTGCATCAGGAACATGACCTGAAG CTGAACTTAAAGTTTGAGATTGAAGTTCTGTGTAAGAACTTGTCTCTGGACATCAATGAGCTCAAGCCAGGAAACCTGCTGAAGGACAAAGAGAAGTTGAAGAATCTGGAGGAACAACTGTCTGcaccaaagaaagaaacaaagccTCCAGAGGAGATGCTACCAGTTTCTACCACAG GAGACTTTGTTCCATTTGCAGCTCCTCCCTCAACCCCagctgccaccaccaccacctgtaCAACCACTGGGCCCCCAACCCCACAGTTCAGTTATCATGACATCAATGTATATGCCCTGGCTGGCCTGGCCCCACACATCAATATAAATGTCAAT ATTCCTCTGCTCCAGGCCCATCCTCAGTTAAAGCAGTGTGTACGGCAGTCAGTGGAGCGGGCTGTCCAAGAGCTGGTGCATCCTGTTGTCGATCGTTCTATCAAAATTGCCATGACGACCTGTGAACAGATCATCAGGAAGGATTTTGCCCTGGATTCAGAGGAGTCCCGCATGCGTGTGGCTGCCCACCATATGATGAGAAACCTGACTGCTGGCATGGCCATGATCACCTGTCGGGAGCCCCTGCTCATGAGCATTGCCACCAACCTTAAGAATAGCTTTGCTGCTGCACTTAGA GCACCAACACCCCAGCAAAGGGAAATGATGGAAGAGGCTGCAGCACGGATTGCTCAAGACAACTGTGAATTGGCGTGCTGCTTTATTCAGAAAACGGCTGTGGAGAAGGCTGGCCCTGAAATGGACAAGAGACTAGCCACG GAGTTTGAGCTGAGGAAGCATGCACGGCAAGAGGGGCGTCGCTATTGTGATCCTGTTGTTCTGACTTACCAGGCTGAACGTATGCCTGAGCAGATCAGACTGAAG GTTGGAGGAGTAGACCCCAAACAACTGGCTGTATATGAGGAGTTTGCCAGGAATGTTCCAGGTTTCTTACCCAGTAATGACCTCTCCCAACCCACTGGCTTCCTGGCTCAGCCTATGAAG CAACAGGCATGGGCCACAGATGATGTGGCTCAGATCTATGATAAGTGCATGGCAGACTTGGAGCAGCATCTTCATGCCATCCCTCCTGCCCTTGCCATGAACCCTCTTACCCAGGCCCTGCGCAGCCTGCTGGAAGCTGTTGCCTTGGCAAGAAACTCCAGGGATGGCATTGCTGCACTTGGCCTACTGCAGAAG GCTGTGGAGGGTCTTCTGGATGCTACCAGTGGGGCTGATGCAGACTTGCTGCTTCGCTACAGGGAATGCCACCTGCTGGTGCTCAAAGCCCTGCAAGATGGTCGTGCCTATGGGCCACAGTGGTGCAATAAACAGATCACTAG aTGTCTGATTGAATGCCGTGATGAGTATAAATACAATGTTGAGGCAGTGGAGCTTCTGATCAGGAACCACCTTGTGAACATGCAGCAGTATGACCTGCACTTGGCACAG TCGATGGAGAACGGACTGCACTACATGGCTGTTGCCTTTGCCATGCAGTTGGTGAAGCTGCTCCTGGTGGATGAACGGAGTGTCAGCCATGTCACAGAGGCTGACCTTTTCCACACAATTGAGACTTTAATGAGGACCTGTGCACACTCCAGAGCTAATGCGCCTGAGGG TCTTCCACAGCTGATGGAAGTTGTTCGCTCCAACTATGAAGCCATGATCGACAGGGCCCATGGCGGACCCAACTTCATGATGCACTCTGGGATTTCACAGGCATCAGAATATGATGATCCCCCAGGCCTGAGGGAGAAGGCAGAGTACCTCCTGAGGGAATGGGTCAACTTGTAtcactcagctgctgctggcagGGATAGCACCAAAGCCTTCTCGGCATTTGTTGGCCAG ATGCACCAGCAGGGCATCTTGAAGACTGATGACCTGATCACCAGGTTCTTCCGGCTCtgcacagaaatgtgtgttgaGATAAGCTACCGGGCACAGGCTGAGCAGCAGCACAATCCAGCTGCCAGTGCAGCCATCATCAGAGCCAAGTGTTACCACAACTTGGATGCTTTTGTTAGGCTCATAGCCCTGCTCGTCAAACACTCTGGAGAGGCCACTAACACAGTGACTAAAATCAACCTCCTCAACAAG GTGCTAGGTATTGTAGTCGGGGTGTTGATCCAGGACCATGATGTTCGTCAAACAGAATTCCAGCAGCTGCCTTACCACCGCATTTTCATCATGCTGCTGTTAGAGCTCAATGCTCCTGAACACGTCCTGGAGACCATCAACTTCCAGACACTCACTGCCTTCTG CAACACCTTCCACATACTGCGACCCACCAAAGCACCCGGCTTTGTGTACGCTTGGCTGGAACTCATCTCCCATCGCATTTTTATTGCCAGGATGCtagcacacacaccacagcagaAG GGTTGGCCCATGTATGCACAGCTGCTGATTGATCTCTTCAAGTACCTGGCTCCTTTCCTGAGGAATGTAGAGCTCAACAAACCTATGCAAATCCTCTACAAG GGCACACTGCGAGTTctgctggttctgctgcatGACTTCCCAGAGTTCCTGTGTGATTACCATTATGGTTTCTGTGATGTTATCCCACCGAACTGCATCCAGCTACGCAACCTCATCCTCAGTGCCTTTCCGCGCAACATGAGGCTCCCTGACCCTTTCACACCCAATCTCAAG GTGGACATGCTGAGTGAGATCAACATTGCTCCTCGTATCCTCACCAACTTCACAGGCGTTATGCCTTCCCAGTTCAAGAAGGATCTGGACTCCTACTTGAAGACCCGCTCACCAGTCACCTTCCTCTCTGAGCTACGCAGCAACCTCCAG GTGTCTAATGAGCCAGGAAACCGCTACAACATCCAGCTGATCAATGCTCTAGTGTTGTATGTAGGCACACAGGCAATCGCTCACATCCACAACAAGGGCAGCACCCCCTCTATGAGCACCATCACCCACTCGGCACACATGGACATCTTCCAGAACCTGGCTGTGGATCTAGACACTGAGG GGCGTTACCTGTTCTTGAATGCAATCGCCAATCAGCTGCGCTATCCCAACAGTCACACTCACTACTTCAGCTGCACCATGCTCTATCTGTTTGCTGAGGCGAACACTGAGGCCATCCAGGAGCAGATCACCAG GGTCCTGTTGGAGAGGCTCATTGTGAACAGGCCTCATCCATGGGGACTCCTGATCACGTTTATTGAGCTGATCAAGAATCCTGCCTTCAAGTTCTGGAGCCATGACTTTGTGCACTGTGCCCCTGAGATTGAAAA GCTGTTCCAGTCAGTAGCCCAGTGCTGTATGGGACAGAAGCAGGCCCAGCAGGTGATGGAAGGCACCGGCGCCAGCTAG